The Streptomyces albofaciens JCM 4342 genome has a segment encoding these proteins:
- a CDS encoding DUF2975 domain-containing protein yields the protein MHRFLIATLQVGIGAAFLMGLFGQVVVIPATAADEVAGFPPYAPYAVPYSAVAIAVVACVQAGLVALWMLLTMVERDAIFTPRAFRWVDVIIGASGVATLLALGVTGHLAVAEIPSPDDGMDVVGALAAAGAVTVVGAAFAMLVVVLRGLLRKATELRTEMAEVI from the coding sequence ATGCATCGTTTCCTCATCGCCACCCTCCAGGTCGGCATCGGCGCGGCGTTCCTGATGGGCCTCTTCGGCCAGGTCGTGGTCATCCCGGCGACGGCCGCCGACGAGGTCGCCGGCTTCCCGCCGTACGCCCCGTACGCGGTGCCCTACTCGGCGGTGGCGATCGCCGTCGTCGCCTGTGTCCAGGCCGGGCTCGTCGCCCTGTGGATGCTGCTCACCATGGTCGAGCGCGACGCGATCTTCACCCCGCGGGCCTTCCGGTGGGTCGATGTCATCATCGGGGCCTCGGGGGTGGCGACCCTGCTGGCGCTCGGTGTCACCGGGCATCTCGCGGTGGCGGAGATCCCCTCTCCGGACGACGGCATGGACGTGGTCGGCGCGCTGGCCGCCGCGGGCGCGGTCACCGTCGTGGGCGCCGCGTTCGCGATGCTCGTCGTCGTCCTGCGCGGCCTGCTGCGCAAGGCGACGGAGCTGCGGACCGAGATGGCCGAGGTCATCTGA
- a CDS encoding helix-turn-helix domain-containing protein: MAIVVDLDVQLARRRMSVGEFAEAVGITPANIAVLKNGRAKAVRFTTLDAICRTLGCQPGDVLRWVPDEEGDGG; this comes from the coding sequence ATGGCGATCGTCGTCGACCTCGACGTGCAGCTCGCCCGGCGCCGGATGTCGGTCGGCGAGTTCGCCGAGGCCGTCGGCATCACGCCCGCCAACATCGCCGTGCTGAAGAACGGCCGCGCGAAGGCGGTGCGCTTCACGACGCTCGACGCGATCTGCCGGACGCTCGGCTGTCAGCCCGGGGACGTGCTGCGCTGGGTGCCGGACGAGGAGGGGGACGGCGGGTAG
- a CDS encoding ATP-binding protein, with protein MQSRRDVMIRTFVGQRLVRARGEHARYPVLLLLGPRGSGKTALAGRLEAWGRRAPTAALDLAALDDGVHHPVDVLARIAFQLNARRRDFPPLALPSFAVLLMALSAEADPESRDAALGQMREALRAGRAEDHSLEVLRDLVTSVGVPMGLPGWSAAIVPLIQGWQRARVWWRLHRRLGRVPRGGSRAQLPADALVELNQHFRHGTAAQRERAESVLLQAFLADLQGAYTKHGGDRARTLRCLVLLDNADSELGDAFLQALVEARAAAPGQADPLVVVACARRTPEVLRQLELGPRPLGGYLSCWRPPEREDGPELFVPRVVTRPGGGARLEVAQLRPLDRAEVQEQAGPYVKRMPPAALAGLTHPVAWLGRTVHELTRGHPAAVRAVLEALEDFAPEVPCGRRLRMVMAPEGPHSVADTLLELLLQDVPRELFDALPRAAAAVTLGQAASAGDLWRQGDAPPRLLRRLAHDDRYAERIAFDGHQHSILPDVVRRLLLGRLSLAPAPPDGISPWDSAHDVLGAAAESGRVAAYHRLAGGDVQSAAAYLHDCFLAVCGGDGSARTWCEELSWIQRAPRRWEAEAQGRSAGAEFQHRIARAPGPPDLVMVTRLLVAGWITTHPATDPYAALWSDPLGDPAAELYPKIVDALQTLSGRLSDETDHDVLWQRAAAYERKPW; from the coding sequence GTGCAGTCCCGACGTGATGTGATGATCCGCACGTTCGTCGGGCAGCGGCTCGTCCGGGCCCGCGGCGAGCACGCCCGGTATCCCGTTCTGCTGCTGCTCGGGCCCCGCGGCAGCGGCAAGACCGCGCTGGCGGGCCGTCTGGAGGCCTGGGGCCGCCGCGCGCCGACGGCCGCCCTGGACCTGGCGGCGCTCGACGACGGCGTGCACCACCCGGTGGACGTCCTGGCCCGCATCGCCTTCCAGCTCAACGCGCGCCGCCGCGACTTCCCTCCGCTGGCCCTGCCGTCCTTCGCCGTACTCCTGATGGCGCTGTCGGCCGAGGCCGACCCGGAGAGCCGGGACGCCGCCCTGGGGCAGATGCGCGAGGCCCTGCGCGCCGGCCGCGCGGAGGACCATTCGCTGGAGGTGCTGCGGGACCTGGTCACGTCGGTCGGTGTGCCGATGGGGCTGCCCGGCTGGTCGGCGGCGATCGTCCCGCTGATACAGGGCTGGCAGCGGGCCCGGGTGTGGTGGAGGCTGCACCGGCGGCTGGGCCGGGTCCCGCGCGGCGGCTCGCGCGCCCAGCTGCCGGCGGACGCGCTCGTCGAGCTCAACCAGCACTTCCGGCACGGCACGGCGGCCCAGCGCGAACGGGCCGAGTCGGTGCTGTTGCAAGCGTTCCTCGCGGACCTCCAGGGCGCGTACACGAAGCACGGCGGCGACCGCGCCCGCACGCTGCGCTGCCTGGTGCTGCTGGACAACGCCGACAGCGAGCTGGGGGACGCGTTCCTCCAGGCGCTGGTCGAGGCGCGGGCCGCCGCTCCGGGACAGGCGGACCCCCTGGTGGTCGTGGCGTGCGCGCGCCGTACGCCGGAAGTGCTGCGGCAGTTGGAGCTGGGCCCCCGGCCGCTCGGCGGCTATCTCTCGTGCTGGCGGCCGCCGGAGCGGGAGGACGGGCCGGAGCTGTTCGTGCCGCGGGTGGTGACCCGGCCCGGCGGCGGCGCCCGGCTGGAGGTGGCGCAGCTGCGCCCGCTGGACCGGGCGGAGGTGCAGGAGCAGGCCGGCCCGTATGTGAAGCGGATGCCGCCGGCGGCGCTGGCCGGGCTCACGCATCCGGTGGCGTGGCTGGGCCGTACGGTCCACGAGCTGACGCGCGGCCACCCGGCGGCCGTCCGCGCCGTGCTGGAGGCGCTGGAGGACTTCGCGCCGGAGGTGCCGTGCGGGCGGCGGCTGCGCATGGTGATGGCGCCGGAAGGACCGCACTCCGTCGCGGACACGTTGCTGGAACTCCTCCTCCAGGACGTACCGCGGGAGCTGTTCGACGCGCTGCCGCGCGCCGCCGCGGCCGTCACTCTCGGCCAGGCCGCGAGCGCCGGCGACCTGTGGCGGCAGGGCGACGCTCCACCGCGGCTGCTGCGCCGCCTCGCGCACGACGACCGGTACGCCGAGCGGATCGCCTTCGACGGCCACCAGCACAGCATCCTCCCGGACGTCGTCCGCAGGCTGCTGCTCGGCAGGCTGTCGCTGGCTCCGGCGCCGCCGGACGGCATCTCGCCGTGGGACTCCGCCCACGACGTCCTGGGCGCCGCCGCCGAGTCGGGACGCGTGGCCGCGTACCACCGGCTGGCGGGCGGCGACGTCCAGAGCGCGGCGGCCTATCTGCACGACTGCTTCCTCGCCGTGTGCGGGGGCGACGGGTCGGCGCGGACATGGTGCGAGGAGCTGTCCTGGATCCAGCGCGCGCCGCGCCGCTGGGAGGCGGAGGCACAAGGGCGGTCGGCGGGCGCGGAGTTCCAGCACCGGATCGCGCGGGCGCCGGGCCCGCCCGACCTGGTGATGGTCACCCGTCTGCTGGTCGCCGGATGGATCACCACCCACCCGGCGACCGACCCGTACGCGGCGCTGTGGTCCGACCCGCTGGGCGATCCGGCGGCCGAGCTGTACCCGAAGATTGTCGATGCACTCCAGACCCTGAGCGGCCGGCTGAGCGACGAGACGGACCACGACGTGCTGTGGCAGCGGGCGGCCGCCTACGAGAGGAAGCCCTGGTGA
- a CDS encoding ABC transporter substrate-binding protein: MSDDDRPLDVPKPQPRRWLRAAVALCTAGALAAGGYWLYDTVFVRCADGVREEGARGECVGVTDGSYVFDAALRDISGQILAENRRVAKSGKPWVSVAYLQPMTPGPDDKGRDIIRRELEGAYLAQRELNDPRRGGRGDSPQIKLLLANSGTGSEQWRPLVDRLKELKDGDQHLVAVAGLGQSRQTTQDAIDALRAAGIPMMGSTVTADAINRPGQTGFWRVAPPNADQASAVVRHLRTLQKQAGRRPYRVTTIKDRSEQDTYSASLNRGFTAAAARQGLELTDMGLAYSSADRATANAFSALADRVCTDPPDAVYFAGRGRALRGFIEAMAAAGRRCPTSVYTGDDVVGVFDVPESYEARKAFQKVWERSRLTVHHTVLAHPDQWLTTYPGDGNPLPEFREAYRKDIHRSVGELSDGQAIMGHDALLTLGVAIRAGADRQGSGPVTTSSTRQMLYLIGGSKPVYGVSGPIRFDEQGDPEGKPLALVELKPDGSYAFRQVVWP, from the coding sequence ATGAGTGACGACGACCGGCCTCTCGATGTGCCGAAGCCGCAGCCCCGCAGGTGGCTGCGGGCCGCCGTCGCCCTGTGCACCGCGGGCGCGCTGGCCGCCGGCGGGTACTGGCTCTACGACACGGTGTTCGTACGGTGTGCCGACGGCGTGCGCGAGGAGGGGGCGCGCGGCGAGTGCGTGGGGGTGACCGACGGGTCGTATGTGTTCGACGCCGCGCTGCGCGACATCTCGGGGCAGATCCTGGCCGAGAACCGGCGGGTGGCGAAGTCCGGCAAGCCCTGGGTCTCGGTGGCCTACCTCCAGCCGATGACGCCGGGCCCCGACGACAAGGGGCGCGACATCATCCGGCGGGAGCTGGAGGGCGCCTATCTGGCCCAGCGCGAGCTGAACGACCCGCGGCGCGGCGGGCGCGGCGACTCGCCGCAGATCAAGCTGCTGCTGGCGAACAGCGGCACCGGGTCCGAGCAGTGGCGGCCGCTGGTCGACCGGCTCAAGGAGCTCAAGGACGGCGACCAGCACCTGGTCGCGGTGGCCGGGCTCGGACAGAGCCGGCAGACCACCCAGGACGCGATCGACGCCCTGCGGGCCGCCGGCATTCCCATGATGGGCTCGACCGTGACCGCCGACGCCATCAACCGGCCGGGGCAGACCGGGTTCTGGCGGGTGGCGCCGCCCAACGCCGACCAGGCGTCGGCGGTGGTGCGCCATCTGCGGACGCTGCAGAAGCAGGCCGGCCGGCGGCCCTACCGTGTGACGACCATCAAGGACCGCAGCGAACAGGACACCTACAGCGCGTCCCTGAACCGGGGCTTCACCGCGGCCGCCGCGCGCCAGGGGCTGGAGCTGACCGACATGGGGCTCGCCTACAGTTCGGCCGACCGCGCCACCGCCAACGCCTTCTCGGCGCTCGCCGACCGGGTGTGCACCGATCCGCCGGACGCGGTGTACTTCGCGGGCCGCGGGCGCGCGCTGCGCGGCTTCATCGAGGCGATGGCCGCCGCCGGGCGGCGCTGCCCCACCTCGGTGTACACCGGGGACGACGTGGTGGGCGTCTTCGACGTACCGGAGAGCTACGAGGCGCGCAAGGCCTTCCAGAAGGTCTGGGAGCGCAGCCGGCTGACCGTGCACCACACCGTGCTGGCCCACCCCGACCAGTGGCTCACCACCTATCCCGGCGACGGGAACCCGCTGCCGGAGTTCCGCGAGGCCTACCGCAAGGACATCCACCGCTCGGTCGGCGAACTGTCCGACGGGCAGGCCATCATGGGCCATGACGCCCTGCTCACGCTCGGCGTGGCCATCCGGGCGGGCGCCGACCGGCAGGGCAGCGGCCCGGTGACCACCAGCAGCACCCGCCAGATGCTGTATCTGATCGGTGGCAGCAAGCCGGTGTACGGGGTCAGCGGGCCGATCCGGTTCGACGAGCAGGGCGACCCGGAGGGCAAGCCGCTGGCGCTGGTCGAGCTGAAGCCGGACGGCTCGTACGCCTTCCGGCAGGTGGTGTGGCCGTGA
- a CDS encoding TOPRIM nucleotidyl transferase/hydrolase domain-containing protein, translating to MADMRAFREAVGSWAAGGPGGPAGELAARLGVRTAVLLEGPSDLAAVEALAVRRGLDLTAEGVCVLPMGGAMSVGRYAGLLGPPGLGLRLAGLCDENEQRYYDRALERAQASRQGIHVCVRDLEEELIRALGTARVEDIVRAEGDFRAWRTFLHQPAQHGRPRQQQVRRFLGTKKGRKIRYGRLLVEALGPQQTPAPLDALLTGL from the coding sequence ATGGCGGACATGCGGGCGTTCCGGGAGGCGGTCGGCAGCTGGGCAGCCGGCGGCCCCGGCGGACCGGCGGGCGAGCTGGCGGCGCGGCTGGGGGTGCGGACGGCGGTGCTGCTCGAAGGGCCGAGCGACCTGGCCGCCGTGGAGGCACTGGCCGTACGGCGTGGCCTGGATCTGACCGCCGAGGGGGTGTGCGTCCTGCCCATGGGAGGGGCGATGAGCGTCGGCCGCTACGCCGGGCTCCTCGGGCCGCCCGGCCTCGGTCTGCGTCTGGCGGGGCTGTGCGACGAGAACGAGCAGCGCTATTACGACCGTGCCCTGGAGCGCGCGCAGGCGTCACGCCAGGGCATCCACGTGTGTGTGCGGGACCTGGAGGAGGAACTGATCCGCGCGCTGGGCACGGCACGGGTCGAGGACATCGTGCGGGCCGAGGGCGACTTCCGCGCCTGGCGGACCTTCCTGCACCAGCCCGCACAGCACGGCCGGCCCCGGCAGCAGCAGGTGCGGCGCTTCCTCGGCACGAAGAAGGGCCGCAAGATCCGCTACGGCCGCCTCCTCGTCGAAGCCCTCGGCCCCCAACAGACACCGGCCCCGCTCGACGCTCTCCTCACCGGCCTGTGA
- a CDS encoding MATE family efflux transporter, which translates to MQPATLLRDSRALAALAVPLVLTQLAQVALTTTDTVMMGLLGTTDLAAGGLAVVLFNQLRTMGVGLITSIGNRTAAAAARAEGTGADAREGGEEVRATVRAGLAVATLAGLAGAALMLLIGRALTWLGQDAEITGRAQPMLLALAPGLLPCLWFQAVRQFTVGMRRPQALLRITLASVAVNASLNWGLVHGTWWLPELGLPGVGAATTLVYFLSFLALYAAAKRDAVLAPLLSLTIARTDRATVRRLVRLGVPIAATYGSEAGFFSVTALMAGSFGSAALAAHTAVNQLVYLVFQVAVGLSHAASVNVSRALALGRTDTALRIKNTALACAGAVMTLVAVVYATLPGLVLSPFFTTAGPRDAEALSIATHLLLVVMVLQFFDCAQNIGVGLLRGLDDTAGGFRITLVGYWAVGLPAAWLLGYAAGLHTLGIWLGLLTGLATTAVLLLRRYGVSLRARTPTVRTA; encoded by the coding sequence ATGCAGCCCGCGACGCTGCTGCGCGACAGCCGCGCGCTGGCCGCCCTCGCCGTCCCCCTCGTCCTCACCCAGCTCGCGCAAGTGGCCCTGACCACCACCGACACCGTCATGATGGGCCTGCTCGGCACCACCGACCTGGCGGCGGGCGGGCTCGCCGTCGTCCTCTTCAACCAGCTGCGCACCATGGGCGTCGGCCTCATCACCTCCATCGGCAACCGCACGGCCGCCGCGGCCGCGCGGGCGGAGGGGACGGGCGCCGACGCGCGCGAGGGCGGCGAGGAGGTCCGTGCGACCGTCCGCGCCGGACTGGCCGTCGCCACCCTCGCCGGACTGGCGGGCGCCGCGCTGATGCTCCTCATCGGCCGCGCGCTGACCTGGCTCGGCCAGGACGCGGAGATCACCGGCCGCGCGCAGCCGATGCTGCTCGCCCTCGCGCCCGGCCTGCTGCCGTGCCTGTGGTTCCAAGCGGTGCGCCAGTTCACCGTGGGCATGCGGCGGCCGCAGGCGCTGCTGCGCATCACCCTCGCCTCCGTGGCCGTCAACGCGTCACTCAACTGGGGCCTCGTACACGGCACTTGGTGGCTGCCCGAACTGGGCCTGCCCGGCGTGGGGGCGGCCACCACGCTCGTGTACTTCCTCTCCTTCCTGGCGCTGTACGCCGCCGCCAAGCGGGACGCCGTACTGGCGCCGCTGCTGAGCCTCACCATCGCCCGGACCGACCGCGCCACCGTCCGCCGCCTCGTCCGGCTCGGTGTGCCCATCGCCGCGACATACGGTTCCGAGGCGGGCTTCTTCTCCGTCACCGCCCTGATGGCGGGCTCGTTCGGGAGCGCCGCGCTGGCCGCGCACACCGCCGTCAACCAGCTCGTCTACCTCGTCTTCCAGGTCGCCGTCGGTCTCTCCCACGCCGCGTCCGTCAACGTCAGCCGCGCCCTCGCGCTCGGCCGCACCGACACCGCCCTGCGCATCAAGAACACCGCACTGGCCTGCGCGGGCGCCGTCATGACCCTCGTCGCCGTCGTCTACGCCACCCTGCCCGGCCTGGTCCTCAGCCCCTTCTTCACCACCGCCGGCCCCCGCGACGCCGAAGCCCTCTCCATCGCCACCCACCTGCTGCTCGTCGTCATGGTCCTGCAGTTCTTCGACTGCGCGCAGAACATCGGCGTCGGCCTCCTGCGCGGCCTCGACGACACCGCGGGCGGCTTCCGCATCACCCTCGTCGGCTACTGGGCCGTGGGCCTGCCCGCCGCCTGGCTCCTGGGCTACGCCGCCGGGCTGCACACCCTCGGCATCTGGCTCGGCCTGCTCACCGGCCTCGCCACCACGGCCGTCCTGCTCCTGCGCCGCTACGGGGTAAGTCTGCGTGCCCGGACGCCCACTGTGCGGACCGCATGA
- a CDS encoding cysteine synthase family protein produces the protein MNEALGRPAVVSRVSDLIGATPLFELGRTGTGSRLLLKLEMFNPTGSAKIRMARQMVLDAEARGDLRPGGRIVESTSGNTGLGLAVIAAERGYSFTAVVDHAASSDKLRAMKALGAELVHVADDGSADLATAAREELAAELARGRADTFFTEQHNNPSNGVGYFPVAHELHQALDGAIDVLIGAVGTGGGLCGTARALRTLVPGCTTVGVEPKGSIAFGGPAHDYYQSGTGTPEGAGIGALVDFDLIDEGVKVGDVEAFATARAVARATGLLIGGSAGGVVHEALARLPALAPGSTMVALVNDGGEKYLDTVFNDDWMHARGLVDRALERETDETLTKLRRR, from the coding sequence ATGAACGAAGCCCTCGGGCGCCCCGCCGTGGTCTCCCGCGTCTCCGATCTCATCGGCGCCACGCCGCTGTTCGAGCTGGGCCGCACCGGGACCGGCAGCCGGCTGCTGCTCAAGCTGGAGATGTTCAACCCCACCGGCAGCGCCAAGATCCGGATGGCCCGGCAGATGGTCCTGGACGCCGAGGCCCGCGGCGACCTGCGGCCCGGCGGGCGCATCGTGGAATCCACGTCCGGCAACACCGGACTGGGGCTCGCGGTCATCGCGGCCGAACGGGGCTATTCCTTCACGGCGGTCGTGGACCACGCGGCTTCTTCCGACAAACTACGCGCCATGAAAGCCCTGGGTGCCGAACTCGTCCACGTGGCCGACGACGGGAGCGCGGACCTGGCCACCGCCGCGCGCGAGGAACTGGCCGCGGAGCTGGCCCGCGGCCGGGCCGACACCTTCTTCACCGAACAGCACAACAACCCCAGCAACGGCGTCGGCTACTTCCCCGTCGCCCATGAACTGCACCAGGCCCTGGACGGGGCCATCGACGTCCTGATCGGCGCGGTGGGCACCGGCGGCGGGCTCTGCGGCACCGCCCGCGCCCTGCGCACGCTCGTACCCGGCTGTACGACGGTCGGCGTCGAACCCAAGGGCTCCATCGCCTTCGGCGGCCCCGCCCACGACTACTACCAGTCCGGCACCGGCACGCCCGAAGGCGCCGGGATCGGCGCGCTCGTCGACTTCGACCTGATCGACGAGGGGGTGAAGGTCGGCGACGTGGAAGCCTTCGCCACCGCCCGCGCCGTCGCCCGCGCCACCGGGCTGCTGATCGGCGGCTCGGCCGGCGGCGTCGTCCACGAGGCCCTGGCCCGGCTCCCCGCCCTGGCACCGGGCTCCACCATGGTCGCGCTGGTCAACGACGGCGGCGAGAAGTACCTGGACACCGTCTTCAACGACGACTGGATGCACGCCCGCGGCCTCGTCGACCGCGCGCTGGAACGCGAGACCGACGAAACCCTCACCAAGCTCCGCAGGAGGTGA
- a CDS encoding Y4yA family PLP-dependent enzyme, whose protein sequence is MGLTGSRPADLPTLPAHTDPGTERIMDSGLLHELSHAFDGPFHFLLPHRFDANLAAFRAALDDAGVAGHVYYAKKANKAAVWAERCAAHGAGVDVASVPELRAALGHGVRGEHIVVTGPAKNDALLRLAVLHGCLVAVDALDELDLLTTLALTGTVRPARLLLRRLPPAQPHSRFGMTAGEADTALDRCVRAGDAVRMEGFSFHLSGYATRPRADLAAQLVDACLRARELGLRADRISIGGGFAVDYSSGGHWHAFLAAQRPEHYHAHKAFDADGFYPYHSPVAGADALRTVLGTVPDGGRTTLAARLKETGTLLLAEPGRALLDGAGASVFRVQGVKERDGYHVLTVDGTSLSLSEQWFNSEYLPDPYLVTRDGRARGDAAHPACVGGATCLESDLLTWRKVPFPARPRVGDLLVYPNTAGYQMDSNESPFHGLPLPPKVVVDRPDAARPRWRLDRATAR, encoded by the coding sequence GTGGGCCTGACCGGATCGCGCCCCGCCGACCTGCCGACCCTGCCCGCCCACACCGACCCCGGCACCGAACGGATCATGGACAGCGGCCTGCTGCACGAACTGTCCCACGCCTTCGACGGACCGTTCCACTTCCTGCTGCCGCACCGCTTCGACGCCAACCTCGCGGCCTTCCGCGCCGCGCTCGACGACGCCGGGGTGGCGGGGCACGTGTACTACGCCAAGAAGGCCAACAAGGCCGCCGTCTGGGCGGAACGCTGCGCCGCCCACGGCGCGGGCGTGGACGTGGCGAGCGTCCCCGAACTGCGCGCAGCCCTCGGCCACGGCGTACGCGGCGAGCACATCGTCGTCACCGGCCCGGCCAAGAACGACGCCCTGCTGCGGCTGGCCGTCCTGCACGGCTGCCTCGTCGCCGTCGACGCCCTGGACGAACTCGACCTGCTCACCACGCTCGCCCTCACCGGCACCGTGCGCCCCGCCCGCCTGCTGCTGCGCCGCCTGCCGCCCGCCCAGCCGCACAGCCGCTTCGGGATGACGGCGGGCGAAGCGGACACCGCGCTGGACCGGTGCGTACGGGCCGGGGACGCCGTACGGATGGAGGGCTTCAGCTTCCACCTGTCCGGATACGCCACCCGGCCGCGCGCCGACCTCGCCGCCCAGCTCGTCGACGCCTGCCTGCGCGCACGGGAACTGGGCCTGCGCGCCGACCGGATCAGCATCGGCGGCGGCTTCGCCGTGGACTACAGCAGCGGCGGCCACTGGCACGCGTTCCTCGCCGCCCAGCGGCCCGAGCACTACCACGCGCACAAGGCGTTCGACGCCGACGGCTTCTACCCGTACCACTCGCCGGTCGCCGGTGCCGACGCGCTGCGCACCGTCCTCGGCACCGTCCCCGACGGAGGCCGTACGACGCTGGCCGCACGCCTGAAGGAGACCGGAACGCTGCTGCTGGCGGAGCCGGGACGGGCCCTGCTGGACGGCGCCGGCGCGTCCGTCTTCCGCGTCCAGGGCGTCAAGGAACGCGACGGCTACCACGTCCTGACGGTCGACGGCACCAGCCTCAGCCTGTCCGAGCAGTGGTTCAACAGCGAGTACCTGCCCGATCCGTACCTGGTCACCCGGGACGGGCGGGCCCGCGGCGACGCGGCGCACCCCGCGTGCGTCGGCGGTGCGACCTGCCTGGAATCCGACCTGCTCACCTGGCGCAAGGTCCCGTTCCCCGCCCGGCCGCGCGTCGGCGACCTGCTGGTCTACCCCAACACGGCCGGATACCAGATGGACTCGAACGAGTCCCCGTTCCACGGCCTCCCGCTGCCGCCCAAGGTCGTCGTGGACCGGCCGGACGCCGCCCGGCCGCGCTGGCGCCTCGACCGGGCCACAGCCCGCTGA
- a CDS encoding ornithine cyclodeaminase family protein yields MTDRTVADRTRSISADDRTLTLLSTSDLAGLRIDCADVVSTVEDAYRTLAAGRSDNPRKLTVKPADGHSVAYAMLGRDGSRDVVAVKTSYKHGLDRGRDEQHYYTTLTLYDDTTGLPVAMLDCGRVGALRTPAVSALLARECAPPGARSALVIGTGTQGRLALPFLLTTLPDLERLMLSGTHPEGIAAVRDELRAHFPGRDVETVTDLRAAAGDADVLVATAGGHTPAAVEADWLRPGALSVLVGHGLAPSTLHRADRVVATSEAQMRVTGTDMAGEAGRLPAADAEFPAVLAGTATGRGAAEERVFAYNSGLVVTDIALGHRFARLALDQGLGTRVALWA; encoded by the coding sequence ATGACCGACCGCACCGTGGCCGACCGCACCCGCTCCATATCCGCCGACGACCGGACCCTGACCCTCCTGTCCACCAGCGACCTGGCCGGTCTGCGCATCGACTGCGCCGATGTCGTGAGCACCGTCGAGGACGCCTACCGCACCCTGGCGGCGGGCCGCTCGGACAACCCCCGCAAACTCACCGTGAAACCCGCCGACGGGCACTCCGTCGCGTACGCGATGCTCGGCCGCGACGGCTCCCGTGACGTGGTCGCCGTGAAGACCTCGTACAAACACGGCCTGGACCGGGGCCGCGACGAGCAGCACTACTACACGACGCTCACGCTCTACGACGACACCACCGGCCTGCCGGTCGCGATGCTGGACTGCGGCCGCGTCGGCGCGCTGCGCACCCCGGCCGTCTCCGCGCTGCTGGCCCGCGAGTGCGCGCCGCCCGGCGCCCGCAGCGCCCTGGTCATCGGCACCGGCACCCAGGGCCGCCTGGCCCTCCCGTTCCTGCTCACGACGCTGCCGGACCTGGAACGGCTGATGCTGTCCGGCACCCACCCCGAGGGCATCGCGGCGGTACGGGACGAGCTGCGCGCCCACTTCCCCGGCCGGGACGTGGAGACCGTCACCGACCTGCGGGCCGCCGCGGGCGACGCCGACGTCCTCGTGGCCACGGCCGGCGGCCACACCCCGGCGGCCGTCGAGGCCGACTGGCTCAGGCCCGGCGCGCTGTCCGTCCTCGTGGGGCACGGCCTGGCGCCCTCCACCCTGCACCGCGCCGACCGCGTCGTGGCGACCAGCGAGGCACAGATGCGGGTCACCGGTACGGACATGGCCGGCGAGGCCGGGCGGCTGCCCGCCGCGGACGCCGAGTTCCCGGCCGTCCTCGCCGGTACGGCCACCGGCCGCGGCGCCGCCGAGGAGCGCGTCTTCGCGTACAACAGCGGTCTGGTCGTCACCGACATCGCGCTCGGCCACCGCTTCGCCCGGCTCGCCCTCGACCAGGGGCTGGGAACGCGGGTGGCGCTGTGGGCCTGA
- a CDS encoding TauD/TfdA family dioxygenase: MTTGAAPVRQLTPADAAQLRRTAEKILAGSGRGTSAAPRLLARVAEAAAALPAPVRWQLRPAGPDDGLFVLRGLDVDDTELGPTPAGWAAAGDSGAVHDVILLLLATALGNPIAWEGQQGGRFVHNIVPAPGHEAEQTGAGSAVLLSPHTEDAFHPGRAHLLLLSCMRNHDRIATTAAGVRRVRLGAADVELLSRPLLPILPDDAYAEARHFDGGPPPAVPTLFRAEDGLTLRFDPAYTPLDEATPAHRAAYRRLEAELARVSVAVRLEPGDVLAIDNDLVVHGRVPFQARYDGTDRWLKRASVRVPARRSRPLAEASEHGYGQAAIEAHAG, encoded by the coding sequence ATGACCACGGGAGCCGCACCCGTCCGCCAGCTCACCCCCGCCGACGCCGCACAACTGCGCCGCACCGCCGAGAAGATCCTCGCCGGGTCCGGCCGCGGTACCTCCGCCGCTCCCCGGCTCCTCGCCCGCGTCGCGGAAGCCGCCGCCGCGCTGCCCGCTCCGGTCCGGTGGCAGCTGCGCCCGGCCGGTCCCGACGACGGCCTCTTCGTCCTGCGCGGCCTGGACGTGGACGACACGGAGCTGGGTCCCACACCCGCGGGCTGGGCCGCCGCCGGGGACAGCGGCGCCGTACACGACGTGATCCTGCTGCTGCTCGCCACCGCCCTGGGCAACCCCATCGCCTGGGAGGGACAGCAGGGCGGCCGCTTCGTGCACAACATCGTCCCGGCCCCCGGCCACGAGGCCGAACAGACCGGCGCCGGCAGCGCGGTGCTCCTCAGCCCGCACACCGAGGACGCCTTCCACCCCGGCCGCGCCCACCTGCTCCTGCTCAGCTGCATGCGCAACCACGACCGCATCGCCACCACCGCGGCCGGCGTACGCCGCGTACGGCTCGGCGCGGCCGACGTCGAGCTGCTGAGCCGGCCGCTGCTGCCGATCCTGCCCGACGACGCGTACGCCGAGGCGCGGCACTTCGACGGCGGCCCGCCGCCCGCCGTCCCGACGCTCTTCCGCGCCGAGGACGGCCTGACGCTGCGCTTCGACCCCGCCTACACGCCCCTGGACGAGGCCACGCCCGCGCATCGCGCCGCCTACCGGCGCCTGGAGGCCGAACTGGCCCGGGTCTCGGTGGCGGTGCGCCTCGAACCGGGCGATGTGCTCGCCATCGACAACGATCTGGTCGTGCACGGCCGGGTGCCCTTCCAGGCGCGCTACGACGGCACCGACCGCTGGCTCAAGCGTGCCTCCGTCCGTGTCCCCGCGCGCCGTTCACGCCCCCTGGCCGAGGCATCCGAGCACGGTTACGGTCAGGCCGCCATCGAAGCGCACGCCGGATGA